A single region of the Raphanus sativus cultivar WK10039 chromosome 1, ASM80110v3, whole genome shotgun sequence genome encodes:
- the LOC108813947 gene encoding leucine-rich repeat receptor-like protein kinase PEPR2, with protein MMNLGLVEITLLCCLFVSFRIDSVSSLNSEGSALLSLLNHFDAVPIEVNSTWKKNTSETTPCHWFGVTCDKLSNVEILNLSTSGLSGQLGSEIGELKSLFTLDLSGNSLSGSLPSSLGKCTLLDYLDLSDNRFSGEIPDSFGSMKNLRLVYLTSNSFSGELPQFLFQLPLLEVLNLERNNLTGLIPASVGGLKELVDLTLSHNELSGPIPESIGNCSKLEYLYLNKNKLNGSLPESLNLLKNLNEVFVSNNSLGGRIRFGSRKCNKLVKLDLSYNDFEGGIPPEIGNCSNLEALRIIDCNLTGNVPSSLGMLKKVTEINLGDNRLSGNIPHELGNCSSLHTLKLNGNQLQGEIPPALGKLRKLQSLELFENKLSGEIPISVWKIQSLTQMVVHNNTLTGELPVEITELKNLKKLLMFNNSFYGGIPMSLGLNRSLEEVDLIDNRFTGEIPPNLCHGQKLKFFNLGSNQLHGSIPPSIGQCKTLERIWLGGNKLSGVLPEFPETHSLEFVEIKGNNIEGSIPRSLGSCKKLQTVDFSQNKLTSLIPQELGNLQNLGRLNLSHNRLEGTLPSQLSGCVKMLEFDVGSNSLNGSVPSSFSSWRSLTTLVLSDNQFSGTITPFLAGLDRLLHLRVARNAFGGGEIPSSLGLLKHLNSLDLSGNGFTGEIPAFLGGLVDLLRLNISNNKLTGNLSVLQSRSFFQLDVSNNQLTGPIPEMLINSSSVFTGNPSLCIQRSHSVSALIRKEFKTCKGQEAKLSTWMIALIAVGSFLSALALIFALVFIIICCKRGVKTEDTPVLDEEEGLSLLLNKVLTATENLDDKYIIGRGAHGVVYKASLAPGEEYAVKKLIFAESVRANQNMKREIETIGQVRHRNLVRLERFWIRKENGLMLYKYMPNGSLHDVLHRGNQGETVLDWSTRFNIALGIAHGLEYLHHDCHPAIIHRDIKPENILMDSEMEPHIGDFGLARILDDSTISTATITGTTGYIAPENAYKTVRCKESDVYSYGVILLELITGKRAVDRSFPEETDIVSWVRSVLSSYEDDDDDTVGPIVDPRLEDELLDTKLREQAILLTDLALVCTDKRPENRPSMRDVVKELTDVKDLVRSTSGSVQ; from the exons ATGATGAATCTTGGGTTAGTCGAAATTACTCTGCTTTGCTGTCTCTTTGTCTCTTTCCGTATTGATTCCGTCTCCTCTCTAAACTCGGAAGGTTCGGCTTTGCTTTCGCTTCTCAATCACTTCGACGCGGTACCAATTGAAGTAAACTCGACGTGGAAGAAGAACACATCTGAAACCACTCCGTGTCACTGGTTTGGTGTCACTTGTGATAAACTAAGTAACGTCGAGATTCTTAATCTGAGTACGTCTGGTCTTTCAGGGCAACTAGGTTCTGAAATCGGGGAGCTTAAGAGCTTGTTCACTCTGGATCTGAGTGGCAATAGTTTATCTGGTTCTCTACCTTCCAGTTTAGGTAAGTGTACCTTACTTGACTACTTGGATTTGTCTGATAATAGATTTTCCGGAGAGATTCCAGACAGTTTCGGTAGCATGAAGAACTTGAGGCTTGTGTATCTTACTTCAAACTCTTTCAGTGGTGAGTTGCCTCAATTCTTGTTCCAGCTTCCCTTGTTAGAAGTGCTGAATCTTGAACGCAACAATCTTACCGGTTTGATTCCTGCAAGTGTTGGTGGGTTGAAAGAGCTTGTAGATCTCACCTTATCTCACAATGAGTTGTCTGGTCCCATCCCTGAGTCTATTGGGAACTGCAGTAAGCTGGAATATCTCTACTTGAACAAGAACAAGCTAAATGGTTCTTTACCGGAAAGTCTCAACCTGCTCAAGAATCTAAACGAAGTGTTTGTCAGTAACAACAGCCTTGGAGGCAGGATTCGTTTCGGTTCAAGAAAGTGCAACAAGTTGGTGAAGTTAGACCTCTCCTACAATGATTTTGAAGGTGGTATTCCTCCTGAGATTGGCAATTGCAGTAACCTTGAGGCTTTGCGCATCATCGACTGCAACTTAACTGGTAACGTTCCATCATCCTTGGGTATGTTAAAGAAGGTTACTGAAATAAACCTTGGAGATAATCGTCTCTCTGGGAATATCCCTCACGAGCTTGGGAACTGCAGCAGCTTACATACTTTGAAGCTGAACGGCAACCAGCTCCAAGGAGAGATACCACCTGCATTGGGCAAGCTAAGGAAGCTACAAAGTCTGGAGCTTTTCGAGAACAAGCTGTCTGGTGAGATTCCTATCAGCGTGTGGAAGATTCAGAGTCTGACACAGATGGTCGTTCACAACAACACTCTCACCGGGGAACTACCAGTTGAAATTACTGAGCTGAAGAATCTCAAGAAGCTTTTGATGTTTAACAACAGCTTTTATGGAGGGATACCTATGAGTTTGGGCTTGAATAGAAGCTTAGAGGAGGTGGATCTTATTGATAACAGATTTACAGGGGAGATACCTCCCAATCTCTGCCATGGACAGAAGTTGAAGTTTTTTAACTTGGGTTCTAATCAGCTTCATGGTAGCATACCACCGTCTATTGGTCAGTGTAAGACACTCGAGAGAATCTGGCTTGGAGGAAACAAGCTTTCTGGTGTTCTTCCGGAGTTTCCTGAGACTCACAGTCTTGAGTTTGTGGAAATCAAAGGCAACAACATTGAAGGATCCATCCCTCGCAGCCTGGGAAGCTGTAAAAAGCTCCAGACAGTCGACTTTTCTCAAAACAAACTCACTAGTCTAATACCTCAAGAATTGGGGAATCTGCAAAACCTGGGACGGTTGAATCTTTCACACAACCGCCTGGAAGGTACTCTGCCATCTCAGCTATCAGGCTGTGTGAAAATGCTGGAGTTTGATGTCGGCTCCAACTCACTTAACGGTTCTGTTCCTTCAAGTTTCAGCAGCTGGAGAAGCTTGACTACTTTGGTTCTCAGCGATAATCAGTTCTCAGGAACCATTACACCGTTCTTGGCAGGGCTTGACCGCCTGTTACATCTCCGGGTAGCTCGAAATGCTTTTGGAGGAGGTGAGATTCCTTCCTCTCTTGGCTTATTAAAGCACCTGAACAGCTTAGACCTCAGTGGAAACGGATTCACCGGTGAGATTCCAGCCTTTCTTGGGGGTCTTGTCGATCTCTTACGTCTCAACATATCCAATAATAAGTTGACAGGGAACTTATCTGTTCTTCAAAGTCGTAGTTTCTTTCAGCTTGATGTCTCTAATAATCAGCTCACTGGTCCAATACCGGAAATGCTGATAAATAGTTCATCAGTATTCACCGGAAACCCAAGCCTCTGCATTCAACGTTCTCACTCAGTAAGTGCACTGATCCGTAAAGAGTTTAAAACTTGCAAAGGTCAAGAAGCCAAACTAAGCACCTGGATGATTGCTCTTATAGCAGTTGGTTCCTTTCTATCTGCATTGGCTTTGATCTTTGCtctagtttttattattatctgcTGCAAAAGAGGAGTCAAGACGGAAGACACTCCTGTCCTCGACGAGGAAGAAGGCCTTTCCCTCTTGCTTAACAAAGTTCTCACAGCCACTGAGAATCTAGACGACAAGTACATCATCGGAAGAGGAGCTCATGGAGTTGTTTACAAAGCCTCGTTAGCCCCAGGCGAAGAATACGCCGTGAAGAAACTCATCTTTGCAGAAAGCGTACGTGCAAACCAGAATATGAAGAGGGAGATCGAGACGATCGGGCAAGTCAGGCACAGGAACCTCGTTCGGTTGGAAAGGTTTTGGATCAGAAAAGAAAACGGCCTGATGCTGTACAAGTACATGCCCAATGGAAGCCTACACGACGTTCTGCACAGAGGTAACCAAGGAGAAACGGTTCTTGACTGGTCTACACGGTTCAACATAGCCCTTGGGATCGCACACGGGCTAGAGTATTTACACCATGACTGTCATCCAGCAATCATCCACCGTGACATCAAACCAGAGAACATACTCATGGACTCGGAGATGGAGCCTCACATTGGAGATTTCGGATTGGCTAGGATTCTAGATGACTCGACTATTTCAACAGCAACCATCACAGGCACCACTGGTTACATTGCACCAG AAAATGCGTACAAAACGGTGAGATGCAAGGAATCAGATGTTTATAGTTATGGAGTTATTTTGCTCGAGCTGATAACGGGAAAGAGAGCAGTCGACAGATCTTTCCCTGAGGAGACAGATATCGTGAGCTGGGTCAGATCTGTGTTAAGCAGCTACGAGGATGATGACGATGATACTGTTGGTCCAATCGTTGATCCAAGGCTTGAGGATGAGCTTCTGGATACAAAGCTTAGAGAACAAGCAATTCTACTTACAGACTTGGCACTTGTGTGTACAGACAAGAGGCCAGAGAACAGACCGTCAATGAGAGATGTGGTGAAAGAGTTGACTGATGTGAAAGATCTTGTGAGAAGCACTTCTGGCTCAGTTCAATAG